A region from the Paraburkholderia youngii genome encodes:
- a CDS encoding NmrA family NAD(P)-binding protein, protein MFAITGVTGQVGGAAARALLDAGHAVRAVLRDESKAAPWRERGAEIAIASFDDADALTAAFRGTAGVFVMIAPNFAPLPGYPNAHAAATVLKEALSKARPGRVAALSSVGGQRETGLGLITQVHILEQALADLSIPTAILRPAWFMENSLWDIDPARTSGVMPSFLQPLERAFPMVATADIGHVVAQTLTQSWQGRRVIEIEGPRRYTQRDIAEMLGDLLERPVEARTVPREQWQAQFQAQGTEWPAPRIEMLDGFNSGWIGFEDGVNERVVGTTSYRTVLEQLVRREG, encoded by the coding sequence ATGTTTGCAATTACCGGTGTGACAGGACAGGTGGGCGGCGCGGCGGCACGCGCGTTACTCGACGCGGGGCACGCGGTGCGTGCCGTGCTGCGCGACGAAAGCAAAGCGGCACCGTGGCGCGAGCGTGGCGCCGAAATCGCGATCGCGTCGTTCGACGACGCCGACGCGCTCACCGCCGCGTTTCGCGGCACGGCCGGCGTGTTCGTCATGATCGCGCCGAACTTCGCGCCGCTGCCCGGTTATCCGAACGCGCATGCGGCGGCCACGGTGCTGAAGGAGGCGCTGTCGAAGGCGCGGCCGGGGAGGGTGGCGGCGTTGTCGTCGGTGGGCGGGCAGCGCGAAACGGGGCTCGGCCTGATCACGCAGGTGCATATTCTCGAGCAGGCGCTCGCTGATCTGTCGATCCCAACCGCGATCCTGCGGCCGGCCTGGTTCATGGAGAACTCGCTGTGGGACATCGACCCGGCGCGCACATCCGGCGTGATGCCGAGCTTTCTGCAGCCACTCGAACGTGCGTTTCCAATGGTCGCGACCGCGGATATCGGCCACGTCGTTGCGCAGACGCTCACGCAGTCGTGGCAGGGGCGGCGCGTGATCGAGATCGAGGGGCCGCGGCGCTATACGCAGCGCGACATCGCCGAGATGCTCGGCGACCTGCTCGAACGCCCGGTCGAAGCGCGCACGGTGCCGCGCGAGCAGTGGCAAGCGCAGTTTCAGGCCCAAGGCACCGAGTGGCCCGCGCCGCGGATCGAGATGCTCGACGGCTTCAACTCGGGGTGGATCGGTTTCGAGGATGGCGTGAACGAGCGGGTGGTCGGGACGACCTCTTATCGGACGGTGCTGGAGCAGTTGGTGAGGCGGGAAGGATAA
- a CDS encoding DUF5996 family protein has translation MSATWTDIPYDAWRGTCTALHLYTQIAGKYKLARTPWLNHSWHATLYVSARGLTTSLIPDASGVEIEFDFLEHRVVGSAADGRKAHFALGPMSVAQFHANFLDLVAQLGGKPVFHGRPNEIPNAVAFQDDHAARPYDADAVTRFFQALVTVCCVLERFRTGYIGKVSPVHLFWGSFDLAVTRFSGRRAPLHPGGVPALPDEVTREAYSHEVSSAGFWPGGPATPFPAFYSYAYPSPDGFAKATPLPAGAYFDDKLGEFILPYERVRTSNDPERALLAFLESTYQAAADLGGWDRAALECRGGEPLRPRPVDHH, from the coding sequence ATGAGCGCGACCTGGACTGATATTCCGTACGACGCCTGGCGCGGCACATGCACCGCGTTGCACCTCTACACGCAAATCGCCGGCAAATACAAGCTCGCCCGAACTCCATGGCTGAACCATTCGTGGCACGCTACGTTGTACGTTAGCGCGCGTGGCCTGACGACGTCGCTTATCCCCGATGCGAGCGGCGTGGAGATCGAGTTCGACTTTCTCGAGCATCGCGTGGTCGGCAGCGCTGCCGATGGACGCAAGGCGCACTTCGCGCTCGGACCGATGTCGGTTGCACAATTCCACGCCAACTTTTTGGATCTGGTTGCGCAACTCGGTGGCAAACCCGTGTTTCACGGCCGACCCAACGAGATCCCGAACGCCGTGGCGTTCCAGGACGACCATGCAGCGCGCCCTTACGACGCGGATGCCGTGACCCGTTTCTTTCAAGCGCTCGTCACGGTCTGCTGTGTGCTGGAGCGGTTTCGTACCGGCTATATCGGCAAGGTTAGCCCGGTCCATCTTTTCTGGGGTAGCTTCGATCTCGCCGTGACGCGTTTTTCTGGACGCCGCGCGCCTCTCCACCCCGGCGGCGTTCCGGCGCTACCCGATGAAGTGACGCGCGAAGCCTACAGCCACGAAGTATCGTCGGCCGGATTCTGGCCGGGGGGACCGGCGACACCTTTCCCGGCGTTTTACTCTTACGCTTACCCGTCGCCTGACGGCTTTGCCAAGGCAACACCCCTGCCGGCCGGCGCCTATTTCGACGACAAGCTCGGCGAATTCATCCTTCCGTACGAACGGGTCCGCACGTCGAACGACCCCGAGCGAGCGCTGCTGGCTTTTCTCGAGAGCACCTATCAAGCCGCCGCGGATCTCGGCGGCTGGGACCGGGCGGCGCTCGAATGCCGTGGAGGTGAGCCGCTCAGGCCGCGACCGGTGGATCACCATTGA
- a CDS encoding PadR family transcriptional regulator translates to MRHPHRFSGPRGAQDRCHAGFGHPSLHAGGSAGRDAADTATSPDPRHRFLFHVLLHGFGRHHAQRFGGRGSRFGGHGGPGGMGGYGGFGGDGDGFPRGRKFSSDDLQLLLLSLIDTQPSHGYELIKALETRSNGFYSPSPGMVYPALTYLEELGYVTVQLEGNRKRYELADAGREYLAANRERVELMFARLSHIARKMDSVRRALAGEEPADVSEGGWVPELNEARRTLKNALLRRDNAPADEQRRIAAILMRAANDIEGGSNGDKAKTGNDSEPTV, encoded by the coding sequence ATGCGTCATCCTCATCGTTTTTCCGGCCCGCGCGGCGCGCAGGACCGTTGTCACGCGGGCTTCGGCCATCCGTCGCTGCATGCGGGCGGCTCAGCAGGCCGCGACGCGGCTGACACCGCCACTTCGCCCGACCCTCGTCACCGCTTTCTGTTCCACGTTTTGCTTCACGGCTTCGGCCGTCATCACGCGCAGCGCTTCGGCGGCCGTGGCTCGCGCTTCGGCGGTCATGGCGGCCCCGGCGGCATGGGCGGATATGGTGGTTTCGGCGGCGACGGCGATGGCTTCCCGCGTGGCCGCAAATTCAGCTCCGACGATCTGCAACTGCTGCTGCTATCGCTGATAGACACGCAGCCGAGTCACGGCTACGAATTGATCAAGGCGCTCGAGACGCGCTCGAACGGTTTCTATAGCCCGAGCCCCGGCATGGTCTACCCGGCACTGACCTATCTCGAAGAGCTCGGCTACGTCACCGTGCAGCTCGAAGGCAACCGCAAGCGCTATGAGCTGGCGGATGCGGGCCGCGAATATCTGGCCGCGAACCGCGAGCGCGTCGAACTGATGTTCGCGCGGCTCTCGCATATCGCCCGCAAGATGGATTCGGTGCGCCGCGCGTTGGCCGGCGAAGAGCCGGCAGACGTCAGCGAAGGCGGCTGGGTGCCGGAGCTGAACGAAGCGCGCCGCACGCTGAAGAACGCGCTGCTGCGCCGCGACAACGCGCCGGCCGACGAGCAGCGCCGCATCGCCGCGATCCTGATGCGCGCGGCCAACGACATCGAAGGCGGCAGCAACGGCGACAAAGCTAAGACCGGCAACGACAGCGAGCCGACCGTCTGA
- a CDS encoding siderophore-interacting protein gives MQKQLTRPDLAVHRVRHPLKFRLLQVKQVRALTPHLIRVTFTGDDLHDFVSASFDDHIKVFFSEPGADKPTLPQAGADGPVFPEGKRPTARDFTPRRFDRDARELDIEFAMHDAGPAATWAAQAQVGQYLGVGGPRGSMVIPTGFDWHLLIGDDTALPAIARRLEELPAGTRVAAVIEVADPSARIEFTTQAELHLVWCYRSEADTQTGARGEALLHAVRDTWLPENGEGYVWAAGEAATIRAVRQHLCGERGVDKARIRAASYWKQGAVAVHETIDD, from the coding sequence ATGCAAAAACAACTCACTCGCCCTGACCTCGCCGTCCATCGCGTGCGGCATCCGCTGAAGTTTCGTCTGCTGCAAGTCAAGCAGGTGCGCGCGCTGACACCCCACCTGATTCGCGTGACCTTCACCGGCGACGATCTGCACGACTTCGTGTCAGCGTCGTTCGACGACCACATCAAGGTGTTCTTCTCCGAACCGGGCGCCGACAAACCGACGCTGCCGCAAGCCGGCGCCGACGGCCCGGTGTTCCCCGAAGGCAAGCGGCCGACCGCGCGCGATTTCACGCCACGCCGTTTCGATCGCGACGCCCGCGAGCTCGACATCGAGTTCGCGATGCACGACGCGGGGCCCGCAGCGACATGGGCCGCGCAGGCGCAGGTCGGCCAGTATCTGGGCGTCGGCGGCCCGCGCGGCTCAATGGTGATTCCGACCGGCTTCGACTGGCATCTGCTGATCGGCGACGACACCGCGCTACCCGCGATCGCACGACGTCTCGAAGAGTTGCCGGCGGGCACGCGCGTCGCCGCGGTAATCGAGGTCGCCGATCCGTCGGCGCGCATCGAGTTCACGACGCAGGCCGAGCTGCATCTCGTCTGGTGCTATCGCAGCGAAGCCGACACGCAGACTGGCGCGCGCGGCGAAGCGCTGTTGCACGCGGTGCGCGACACCTGGCTGCCGGAGAACGGCGAAGGCTACGTGTGGGCCGCCGGCGAGGCGGCGACGATCCGCGCGGTGCGCCAGCATCTGTGCGGCGAGCGCGGCGTCGACAAAGCGCGGATTCGCGCGGCCAGCTACTGGAAACAGGGCGCCGTCGCGGTCCACGAAACGATCGACGACTGA
- a CDS encoding MFS transporter: protein MYSITARHERHLLWVLALTQFTIIMDFMVMMPLGPQIMSAFQIAPAAFATAVSAYSWCSGLSGLFAATYIDRFDRRRLLLAIYALFVLSNLACALASSFALLLAARAFAGISGGVLGSVIMAIVGDVIPLQRRGAATGTIMTAFSLAAIAGVPAGVMLGAQFGWAAPFFLLVALSLLVWFAASRQVPSLAAHLSRRQPPLAAVLPELWGLLSNPRHLNAFALTFVMMIAHMLVIPFISPMLVANHGVAPPQLSWLYMGGGAATFFTSRLVGRLADRFGSQRVFRCAALLSFLPVLFVTHLPDLPFYALVLFFPCFLVLMNGRMVPMQALLTTVPEPSRRGAFLSANSALQALGTGTGAWLGGLMLSTSADGRIAGYGTVGWTAVAVACAAVLWVSRVKAAPREAAPASDAGATMPRTAGIEAHIAEEG, encoded by the coding sequence ATGTACTCAATCACTGCACGACACGAACGGCATCTGCTGTGGGTGCTCGCGCTCACGCAGTTCACGATCATCATGGACTTCATGGTGATGATGCCGCTCGGTCCGCAGATCATGAGCGCGTTCCAGATCGCGCCGGCCGCGTTCGCGACGGCGGTGTCCGCGTATTCGTGGTGCTCGGGGCTGTCGGGCCTGTTCGCGGCGACGTATATCGACCGCTTCGATCGGCGCCGTCTGCTGCTCGCCATCTACGCGCTGTTCGTGCTGTCGAACCTTGCATGCGCGCTCGCGTCGAGCTTCGCGCTGCTGCTCGCTGCGCGCGCATTCGCCGGCATCTCGGGCGGCGTGCTAGGCTCCGTGATCATGGCGATCGTCGGCGACGTGATCCCGCTGCAACGGCGCGGCGCCGCGACCGGCACCATCATGACCGCGTTCTCGCTCGCGGCGATCGCCGGCGTGCCGGCCGGCGTGATGCTAGGCGCGCAGTTCGGCTGGGCGGCGCCGTTCTTCCTGCTGGTCGCGTTGTCGCTGCTGGTGTGGTTCGCGGCCTCGCGACAGGTGCCGTCGCTGGCCGCGCATCTGAGCCGCAGGCAGCCGCCGCTCGCGGCAGTGCTGCCCGAGCTGTGGGGACTGCTGAGCAACCCGCGGCATCTGAATGCGTTCGCGCTGACGTTCGTGATGATGATCGCGCACATGCTGGTGATTCCGTTCATCTCGCCGATGCTGGTCGCCAATCACGGCGTCGCGCCGCCTCAGCTGTCGTGGCTGTATATGGGCGGCGGCGCGGCGACCTTCTTCACGTCGCGCCTCGTCGGCAGGCTCGCCGACCGCTTCGGCTCGCAGCGCGTGTTCCGCTGCGCGGCGCTGCTGTCGTTCCTGCCGGTGCTGTTCGTCACGCATCTGCCGGACCTGCCGTTCTACGCGCTCGTGCTGTTCTTCCCGTGCTTCCTCGTCTTGATGAACGGCCGCATGGTGCCGATGCAGGCGCTGCTGACCACGGTCCCCGAGCCCAGCCGACGCGGTGCGTTCCTGAGCGCGAACAGCGCGCTGCAGGCGCTCGGCACGGGCACCGGCGCGTGGCTCGGCGGGCTGATGCTGAGCACGTCGGCCGATGGCCGCATCGCCGGGTATGGAACCGTCGGCTGGACCGCGGTGGCGGTCGCGTGCGCGGCGGTGCTGTGGGTCTCGCGTGTGAAGGCTGCGCCGCGCGAAGCGGCGCCGGCCAGCGACGCTGGCGCGACGATGCCTCGCACTGCTGGCATTGAAGCCCACATCGCCGAAGAAGGTTAA
- a CDS encoding AI-2E family transporter yields MLGFDVGAARKIWTASLLALLFFVIYVASTTVLVIVFAVFFSYLIYPMVALVERVRPRRVPRVMSIAVVFVVVVALLAVVGSVFGVELQDQATRLFSQLPGLLRTDVPNRLPLPHFLEPLRERIVDFLRSQIETGSDKAVPLARSLGLGVVHAASNLIYLVLIPILSFLLIKDGERMRDAFLALLNRRHRVLWNEIVDDVNVLLSKYVRALLFLSLATLFCYGVAFSLLGVPYAFLLAVSAGLLEFVPFAGPLAAVAITLVVAVFSGYPHLLWLVIFIGLYRLFQDYVLNPYLMSEGVELSPFLVIVGLLAGDQLGGVAGIFLAVPVIATLKIVIGRARVFYAASHEQGEAARRALTGSTDDEA; encoded by the coding sequence ATGCTGGGATTCGACGTCGGCGCGGCCAGGAAAATCTGGACCGCGTCTCTGCTCGCGCTGCTGTTTTTCGTCATCTATGTCGCGTCGACGACGGTGCTCGTCATCGTGTTCGCGGTGTTCTTCAGCTATCTGATCTACCCGATGGTCGCGCTGGTCGAACGCGTGAGGCCGCGCCGCGTGCCGCGCGTCATGTCGATCGCGGTCGTGTTCGTCGTCGTCGTTGCGCTGCTCGCGGTGGTCGGCTCGGTGTTCGGAGTGGAATTGCAGGATCAGGCGACGCGCCTCTTTTCGCAATTGCCCGGGCTGCTACGCACCGACGTGCCGAACCGTTTGCCGTTGCCGCATTTTCTCGAACCGCTGCGCGAGCGGATCGTCGATTTCCTGCGCAGCCAGATCGAGACCGGCTCCGACAAGGCCGTGCCGTTGGCGCGCAGCCTCGGGCTCGGCGTCGTGCATGCGGCGAGCAACCTGATCTATCTGGTGCTGATACCGATCCTGAGCTTCCTGCTGATCAAGGACGGCGAACGGATGCGCGACGCGTTTCTCGCGTTGCTGAACCGGCGGCATCGCGTGCTGTGGAACGAGATCGTCGACGATGTGAACGTGCTGCTGTCGAAGTACGTGCGCGCGCTGCTGTTCCTGTCGCTCGCCACGCTGTTTTGCTACGGCGTCGCGTTCTCGCTGCTTGGCGTGCCGTACGCATTTCTGCTCGCGGTCAGCGCGGGGCTGCTCGAATTCGTGCCGTTCGCGGGGCCGCTGGCCGCGGTCGCGATCACGCTGGTGGTCGCGGTCTTCAGCGGCTATCCGCACCTGTTGTGGCTGGTGATTTTCATCGGCCTGTACCGGCTGTTTCAGGACTACGTGCTCAATCCGTATCTGATGAGCGAAGGCGTCGAGCTGAGTCCGTTTCTGGTGATCGTCGGACTGCTCGCGGGCGACCAGCTCGGCGGCGTCGCGGGGATCTTTCTCGCGGTGCCCGTGATCGCGACGCTAAAAATCGTGATTGGCCGGGCGCGGGTGTTTTACGCGGCGTCGCACGAACAGGGCGAAGCCGCGCGGCGCGCGCTGACCGGCAGCACCGACGACGAGGCGTAG